A segment of the Streptomyces sp. L2 genome:
GTGGAGGTCTGGACGAGTCCGTGCCCGTCGCTGTCGAGGGCGGCGATCCAGCGGCGCCGGCCGTCGGGGACCTCGTAGAAGTAGTCGGCGGCGTAGGGGCTGTTGAAGGGGTAGGTGCGGTCGATCCCGTCGTACGACGGGACGGGGACCCGGCGGAGCCTGCGTTCGTAGCCGAAGTGCCACGCCTCCTGGGCGGGGGCGAGGACGCGGCGGTCCTCGGGGACGGCGATGTTGGACCACCAGTACGTGGGTACGGGCCGCTCGTGCGGGTTGCGGACGCGGACGCCGACGTAGAGGAAGTCGGAGCCGTCGGGCAGCCACAGGTCGACCTGGAAGGGCAGGTCGCGCAGGCGTTCCCACTCCCACAGGCGCAGCATCGGCCCGCCGTCGGGGGCGGGGACGCGGGCGGCGTGCAGGGGGGCGCAGGAGAGGGTGGTGTGGCCGGTGGCGCCGATGTTCCATTCGATGCCACCGGAGTACCAGGCGCCGTTGAGGGCGAAGTTGGCGGGCTGCAGGACGGGGTTGCGGTACAGGAGTTCGCGGCCGGTGGGCAGGTGGAGCAGGGAGGCGACGCGGCCGCCGAGTCCGGGCAGGACGGTGGCGCGCAGCCGGTCGTTCTCGATCACCAGGGCGTCGACGGGACGGGGTGCGCGGCCGCGGCCGTAGCCGTCCCGCACGCGCGCCGGGAGCAGGCTGCGCAGTGGTTCGTAGCCGAGCTGGCGGGCCATGTCGCGGGGCATCTCGTCGCGTTCGCGGTCGTCGATGCGGTGGACCTCGTCCAGGGGGCGCAGCGGGGGCAGGGGGTTGTCCGGCCCCAGCGGCGCGGCGGGCAGCGTCAGTACCTCACGTCGGATCTGCGTCACGATGACCATGGAACCCGGCGTGCGGCCGGTCGGCCAGGGGACGTACCGGTCAGGATTGCGCAAAGGCCGGGCTCCCGGCGGGGGTTCAGGGCAGGTCGCGCATCTCGGTGGTGAGGGCCCAGCGTTCGTGGTCCCGCCAGCCGCCGTCGACGTAGAGCATGGCCGGGGAGAAGCCCTCGCGGCGGAAGCCGGCGCCGCGGGCCAGCGCGAGGGAGGCGGTGTTGCCGGGCTGTGCGTTGATCTCCAGGCGGTGCAGGCGCATCGGGCCGAACGCGTAGCCGATGACGAGTTCCAGTCCTTCGCGCATCAGTCCGCGGCCGGCCGCGTGGGCGAAGGCGCCGTAGCCGAGGGCACCGGACCGGAAGCCGCCCCGGACGATGTTGTTGATGTTGATGAAGCCGGCGACGGCCCCGTCGGCCTTCTCGCAGACGAGGAAGCCGGCCTTGGCCGGGTCGTCGATGAGCGGTCCGGCGTAGGCGGCGTACGCCTCGTCGGTGTCGGGCGGGAACAGCCAGGGGCTGTGCAGGTCCTTGCTCTGTCTGACCCGGGCGGTGAACTCGGGCCCGTCGTCGAGTGTGAAGTGCCGGATGCCCACACGGGGGCCTTCGGCCAGGTAGCGGGGTGCGGTGTGCGGCATCGGGCCAGCGTACGACGTTCTGGCGGCCGGGTCGGGCGGTGAGCGCCGCAGGGCGGGCGGTTTGGTGCCGGGTGCGGGTGCGTTGTGGCCGATCACGCAGTTCCCCGCGCCCCTGGGGGTGGCACTGCCGCCGGCTTTCCAGGGCGCGGCAGCCGCGACTCCCCAAGGGGCGCGGGGAACTGCGCGACAAGCCGCAACGCACCCGCACCCGACGACGCGCCCGCCCCGCTCAGCGCAGCGCCGTCTCGTCCAGGGTCAACGTGCCCGCCTCGGCGTCGAGTTCGGCGGCGGCGCCGAAGGGGATCGTCAGCGCCCCGTCGCAGTGGCCGAATCCGACGTTCTCGGCGACGGGCACGCCGAGGGTGCCGAGGCGGTCGGCGAGCAGGGGGCGGATCTCCTCGGCGTAGCCGGCGCAGTCCTGCCAGGAGCCGAGCAGCACGCCGCGCACGCCGTCGAGCCAGCCGGAGCGCAGGAGTTGGGTGAGGCAGCGGTCCAGGTGGTGCGTCTCCTGTCCGACGTCCTCCAGGCAGAGCAGTCCGCCGCGTGCGGAGCGGCGGGCGTGCGGGAGGCCGAGTTCGGAGGCGAGCAGGGTCAGCCAGCCGCCGAGGGTGACGCCCCGGGCGCGGCCGGGGACGAGGGCGCCGCCGCCGGTGGCGGTGATGGTGCGGACCGTCTCGGGGGCGAACAGGGTGGCCCGCAGGTGTTCCTGGGCCCGCTCGTTCTTGATGAGGTCGAGGCCGGCGGCCATCGGGCCGTGCAGGGTGGCCAGGCCCAGGCGGGTGGCGAAGGCCTCGTGCAGGACGGTGAGGTCGCTGAACCCGACGAACACCTTCGGCCCGGCGGCCCGCATCGCCTCCCAGTCGAGCAGGTCGGCCAGGCGCTGTGCGCCGTATCCGCCGCGCGCGCAGAGGACGGCGTCCACGGCCGGGTCGCACCAGGCGTTCTGCAGGTCGGCCGCCCGGCCGGCGTCGGTGCCGGCGAGGTAGCCGAACTCTGGGTGCCGGTCCAGGGCGTGGGGGGCGGCCACCGGGTCGAGGTCCCAGCCGCGCAACACGTCGAGGCCGGCCTGGAGCCGTTCCTCGGGCACCGGCCCGCTGGTGGCGACGACGGCCACGCGTGCGCCGGGGGCCAGCCGGGCGGGCCGTACCAGTTGCCTCACGTCAGCAGCTCCAGTTCGGGAACGCCGGGCATGTCCAGCTCGAACACCTGAGCGTACAGGGACAGTTCGGCCTGAAGGGCGGTCACCATGGTGCCGGCGCGCCGGAAGCCGTGGCCCTCCCCCTCGAAGGTGCGGTAGGCGTGGGGCACGCCCCGGCCCTGGACGCGGGCCAGGAAGCCCTCGCACTGGGCGGGCGGGCAGATCACGTCGTCCAGGCCCTGGAGCAGCAGGAACGGCACGGTCAGCCGGTCGGCGTGGGTGAGGGGCGAGCGTTCGGTGTAGCGGGCGGGCACCTCGCCCGCCGGGCCGATCAGCGACTCCAGGTAGCGGGACTCGAAGTCGTGGGTGTCACCCGGGCCCCAGGTGGTGAGGTCGAGGATGGGGTAGCTGATGGTGCCGCAGGCGTAGACGTCGGTGGTGGTCAGGGAGGCCGCGGTGGTCCAGCCGCCCGCGCTGCCGCCGCGGATAGCGAGCCGGGCGCGGTCGGCGGTGCCCTCCTCGGCGAGGGCCAGCGCGACGGCGGCGCAGTCCTCGACGTCGACGACGCCCCACTGTTCGCGCAGCCGCTCCCGGTAGGCGCGGCCGTATCCGGTGGACCCGCCGTAGTCGACCTCGGCGACGCCGATGCCGCGGGAGGTGAAGCAGGCGATGGCGAGGTCCAGCACGAGGGGTGCGCGGCTGGTGGGCCCTCCGTGGGCCCAGATGACGTAGGGGGGCAGTTCGCCGTCGGGGGCGGTGCGGGCGGGGTGGTGCGGCGGGTAGACGCGGGCGTGCACCTCGCGGCCGTCGGGGCCGGTGAAGGCGCGGATCTGCGGCTCGGGGTAGTAGGCGGGGTCGACGGGGTCCCGGTGGCGGGCTCCGGTGACCCGGGTGTGTCCGCCGCGGGCGTCGAGTTCGACGACCTCGTAGGCGGTGCGCGGGCTGGCGCCGACGGCGAGGACGCGGTCGCCGGAGGCGGCGAGCGTGGGGGCGAACTCGGTCCACGGTCCGGCGACGTCGACGAGCTCACCGGATTCTGTGTCCAGTACGCCGAGGACGGTCGACCCTCGGCCGTGGATGACCGCGATGCGCCCGTCGTCCAGCGGCGCGAACCAGCGGAGACCCAGTTTCCAGAGCGGCCCGCCGAACTCCTCCTCGCGCGGGCACAGGGGGACGCCGTCCCGGTAGAGGTTCCACCAGCCGCTGCGGTCGCTCGTATACAGAAGACGGCCGTCCGTCGACCACTCGACCTGGGCGATGGCCTCGTCCGGTCCACCGGCGACGGTCTGCACGTCCCGCAGCGTGCCGTCGGCACCGACCTCCCCGACGAGCAGCTCCGTGCCGTCCCAGGGCATCCGCGGGTGGTCCCAGGCCAGCCAGGCGGCCCGGCGGCCGTCGGGCGAGAGCCGGACGCCGGTGACGAACCGGTGCCGGTCGTCGCCGAGTTCGCGGACGGCGCTCCGGTCGGCGGCGGCCGAGCCGTCCAGCGGTACGGCGGCGGGTACGCGCCGCACGTCGTCGGGCCCGTCGCCGGTGTACTCCTCCAGCACGCACCAGACCTCACCCCGGCCGAGGTCCACGCGCGGCTCCGCCCAGCGCAGCTCCCGGCCGGGCGTCGGCGCCGGGGTCAGCGGGCGGGGCTCGCCGCCGGGCTCGTACCGGTAGAGGCGCTGATCGGCGAAGTGCGTGAAGACGACGAGAGGTTGGCCGTCGTCGAGGACACCGTCCCAGGGCCGGCCGCCGTACTCGATGACCCTGCTGCGCACGTTCCACGGCGGGGGCAGCACGGACTCCTCGCGGCCGTCGGCCGTGCGCCGCACGAGGGCGCGGCGGCCGCCCTCAGTGGGCCGGGGCTCGGTCCACCAGGCCTCGTCGCCGACGAAGCCCACCCATTCGGGCTGTCCGTCGTGCGCGGCGGCCAGGGCCGCGTCGACCGGTGAGGGCCAGGAACCGTAGGCCGATGTCAGCACCTCGTCCCCCGTCCCCTAGGCCGTCCGCAGGAAGCGGTCGAGGACACGGACGCCGAAGTGCAGGGCGTCGACGGGGACACGCTCGTCGACACCGTGGAACAGCGCCTGATAGTCGTAGCCCTCGGGGAGCTTCAGCGGGGTGAAACCGTAGCCGGTGATGCCGAGCCGGGAGAACTGCTTGGCGTCGGTGCCACCGGACATGCAGTACGGCACGACGTGTCCCTCGGGCGCGAACTCCTCGACGGCGGCCCGCATCCGGGCGAAGGTCGGCGAGTCCACGGGGGCCTGGAGGGCGACCTCGCGGTGGTGGTACTCCCAGTCCACGTCCGGTCCGGTGAGCCGGTCCAGGGTGGCGCGGAACTCCTCCTCGTCGCCCGCCAGATAGCGTCCGTCGACGTGGGCGACAGCCTCGCCGGGAATGACGTTCACCTTGTAACCGGCGTCCAGCATGGTCGGGTTGGCGCTGTTGCGGACGGTCGACTCGACGAGTTTCGCGGCGGGGCCCAGCTTCTCCAGCAGCCGGTCGACGTCGCGGAAGTCGGCGTCGACGCCGTACAGGGCGGCCAGTTCGGCGAGGGCGGCCCGC
Coding sequences within it:
- a CDS encoding GNAT family N-acetyltransferase — encoded protein: MPHTAPRYLAEGPRVGIRHFTLDDGPEFTARVRQSKDLHSPWLFPPDTDEAYAAYAGPLIDDPAKAGFLVCEKADGAVAGFININNIVRGGFRSGALGYGAFAHAAGRGLMREGLELVIGYAFGPMRLHRLEINAQPGNTASLALARGAGFRREGFSPAMLYVDGGWRDHERWALTTEMRDLP
- a CDS encoding LD-carboxypeptidase; translation: MRQLVRPARLAPGARVAVVATSGPVPEERLQAGLDVLRGWDLDPVAAPHALDRHPEFGYLAGTDAGRAADLQNAWCDPAVDAVLCARGGYGAQRLADLLDWEAMRAAGPKVFVGFSDLTVLHEAFATRLGLATLHGPMAAGLDLIKNERAQEHLRATLFAPETVRTITATGGGALVPGRARGVTLGGWLTLLASELGLPHARRSARGGLLCLEDVGQETHHLDRCLTQLLRSGWLDGVRGVLLGSWQDCAGYAEEIRPLLADRLGTLGVPVAENVGFGHCDGALTIPFGAAAELDAEAGTLTLDETALR
- a CDS encoding LpqB family beta-propeller domain-containing protein is translated as MLTSAYGSWPSPVDAALAAAHDGQPEWVGFVGDEAWWTEPRPTEGGRRALVRRTADGREESVLPPPWNVRSRVIEYGGRPWDGVLDDGQPLVVFTHFADQRLYRYEPGGEPRPLTPAPTPGRELRWAEPRVDLGRGEVWCVLEEYTGDGPDDVRRVPAAVPLDGSAAADRSAVRELGDDRHRFVTGVRLSPDGRRAAWLAWDHPRMPWDGTELLVGEVGADGTLRDVQTVAGGPDEAIAQVEWSTDGRLLYTSDRSGWWNLYRDGVPLCPREEEFGGPLWKLGLRWFAPLDDGRIAVIHGRGSTVLGVLDTESGELVDVAGPWTEFAPTLAASGDRVLAVGASPRTAYEVVELDARGGHTRVTGARHRDPVDPAYYPEPQIRAFTGPDGREVHARVYPPHHPARTAPDGELPPYVIWAHGGPTSRAPLVLDLAIACFTSRGIGVAEVDYGGSTGYGRAYRERLREQWGVVDVEDCAAVALALAEEGTADRARLAIRGGSAGGWTTAASLTTTDVYACGTISYPILDLTTWGPGDTHDFESRYLESLIGPAGEVPARYTERSPLTHADRLTVPFLLLQGLDDVICPPAQCEGFLARVQGRGVPHAYRTFEGEGHGFRRAGTMVTALQAELSLYAQVFELDMPGVPELELLT